AAATCCAAAAAGTTACTATGGCTCGTAATCTTGGGAGTTTTGCTACTCCTAGCAACAATTTCATGCGTGAACCTATAGCACAACCTGATGTTGCAGCTGCAGAATATGAGATGAAACCAAACTTAGTTTCCATGGTTCAAAAGGAACAATTTGGAAGCTCCGCTTCTGAAGATGCAGGTATGCATTTACATAATTTTAGTGAATTGTGCAGCATGACACGCATAAAGGATCATGACTCATGCTCTGAAACTTCGCTTATTTCCTTCCTCTTTGAGAGGAAAAGATAAAGAATGGCTTTTAGCTTTTCCTAAAGGCGGTATTACTTCTTGGGATGCTTGTTGCAGCAAATTTTTATCCAAGTTTTTCCCACCTGCAAAAATCATGCAATTACATTCTCAGATTACAGGTTTCAAGCAAGAGGAACGTGAGCCACTAGCGCTTGCGTGTGATAGATTGAAATAAGCTATAAGAAATTGCCCCTATTATGGAATGGAAGAGTGGTTAATCCTTCGTATGTTTTATAATGGCTTGAATCATATGTTAAAATCTATGCCTGATACAGCTGCAGGAGGAACAATCATGAAAAACCCCATAGAAAATGTCAAGAAGATACTAGATTATATGCAAGTGAACCATGCCCAATGGCATGTTGAAAGGACCACCACCAAGAAGGTGAATGCTATACAAGAAAATAGCCCTGAGTTGACAACCAAGCTAGAAGAATTTATCTCTTTGATGAAAGGTAAAGAGGAGGTAAATGTCAAGGTAAAGAGGTAGTAGTCGGCGTTGATGTTGTTCCACGAGCTTAGTGGGCCTTATGTTAGGCCCAGTTCTTCTTCAGTTAGCTATTCATCATCCGACAAACATCGTAGCCGCTAGATCAAGTATTGACGCCCTAGATGAAGCTTGCGAACCGGTACATCCGACGCTGAAGAGAGGAAGCAGCCGCCACACGATTTTCATCCAAGAGCCGTCATTCAACCAGTAGGCTGGCGCCCCTTTTTCACTTTTTATTGTACTTACTATTATTTTCCTTTCACCTTCAGACATCCATGGCTATATATAAAGCAGAGAGTGATCCTTGCCTGAGAGCAGTAATCGGGTTGTAACCCTAGCCGCCACAAGAGTGGTTGGTCTACTTTGACGCGAATTGTGGCGATGACGGAGGCCTGATTCCCACAAGCGTCGCTCCCACGAGCGacggggggaaaccctagccgtcACCGCACCAAGCTTCCACTCCTCtactctcctcgccgccgccagagcTCACTGGCCGTGTGCAGAGTAGTATTACTATTTTCATTGGACCTGGTTGCAACTAGTTAGACTAACAGTTGTGTTCTGTATAGCAAACACCAATAATTTTTTTTGACGAAAAACAACATTATGCTGATTTCATTCATTAAGATAGGATGAGACACCCCAAGAGATACATGTCAATGTTCAGGACGGCTGACAGCCAGAAAGGGGAAGGAAAAGCTATACAAATGTACactagaaaaagaaagaaagaaagaaattatCTCGCGCCTGTCCATTGTGCTCCTTTGAATCCAGCGATTCTCCAAGAATTCAGCTCATTGATAATGTTCTCAGCGATCTTCAGGAAGTGGTTTGCCTTGTGGTTGAATATGCGGCTGTTTCTTTCTTTCCAGACCTGTCAGGACACCGCCATTATAAGTGATGATAGGTCATTTTTCCTGCCTGTACCATCCAAAGCCTTTTACCACCAGTTCAATATAGAGCCAGTATGAGCAATAGGTAAGAGGTTGAATGGAAAATTATATATCGTCAAGCAATAGCCCTAGATTCCAGCCGTGAAAGGGCAGCTAGATACAAGGTGCAGACCATTCTCCCACCCTAAGTGACATAATTGACAGATCGGGCAAACACCAATAATTGGTAAGCTGTACAAGTGGTTTCTGCAATTTCCTCCCGGCGGGCGGGTCGTACTTTGATTCTTTTGGTTTTTCCAAGTCGTCCCTTGGCGACAACAACGTGCCGTTCCTTTTTCAACTCTTCCTCAGTTGACCGGTGAGCAAAGCATATATCAGCCATCCTCTCAGCCAACGTACAAATCTCCTTGACAGCGTTAGGCAGTCCATCCTCAACCTTCAGTTCTTCAAAGCACCTTACCAAAAAGGAACCATGGCTGCCAAAACCACATCATGCTTTACTTTCCTAAAGGAAGCGCTGATCCTCCCCACGTTAAACCCCAAGCTCTTCACGCCCTTGCTCCTCCTCtttgccgccgccgccttccttgaCCACATAGTCAATTTCGTGTTCGTCCAGCCTCTCGCCGACGTCGTGGCCGGCCATGCCACCGAGCTCAACAACACCGACTTCTCGAGCGCCGAATACGCCAAGCTCATGGAGATGGAGGGGCCAAAGCAAGACGGCATGAAGTTCATCCTCATCGCCGTATCCGAGGTGATGGTCGCCCTGGCGGTCGGCTTCGTCAAGAAGATCCTCTTCCTCTTCGCGGCCTCCACGACCTACTCCGGCGGCCGCTACTCGCTGGCCGAGCTCCTGCGCGAGCTGGTCAAGGGGAGGATCAGCCTGAAGGGGCCTTCCATCACCATCGCCGTCGTCGACGCGCTTGACTTCGCGTCGGCGGTCCTGGCCGCGCTGATTCCCGCTCCCGCCCTGATGGGCGGGCTCTCGGGGGTGCTCTCCGTCCAGGGTCTCGTCTACCTCATCGCGCTCCTCACCTCCCTCTACTTCACCGCCGTGGCGTTGGTGGGCGTCGGCGCGTCGGTGGTCGACAGGAGGTGCCGCGGCGTGGGGGCGCTCCGGCAGGCGTGGCGGCTCGTGACGCTGGTGAGGAGAAAGGAGGGCCTCCTGCTGGTGCTCGTGGCGCACTTCGTGCCGACCGTCGTGGCTCCGCTGTACCGGGTTGCTCTTGCGTATGCCAAGACGAGCATGGCGGTGTGCTTGTGCTTGTTGGCTGTGCATGCTTTTCTGTCTTGTGCGCTGCAGCTCGTCTCTCTGATGGCAGCAACGGTGTACTACTACCAAGCCATGCAGACCAAGGAGGTGATCAATGCCTTGCGGTTATGCTAAGAGCACATTCCTTTCGGGGAAGGAGATGTGTCCTTCATCCAATACTGGTTATAATGCTATAGAGGGATGCTTTGATTTCTTCGTGTGACAATGTATACAAGTCCTTGTTCAAAAAATGTATACCAGCTGTACGCAAGGTTTTGGGTACCGGGCAGAATATTCGGATACCGCCCGGTTACCGCGTTTCTCGCCACCCCACGAGAAACCTATGTACCGAGCGAAATTAAAAAAAAACTCTGATAGTTAGGTTAGATACGGTAGGAACAGAAAATAGGTAGTCGGCCGTGGTGTAGTGGTTAGCGTGGGCTTACAGCTGTATTTCCCGTGGTCTTGGGTTTGAGTGTCATAGCTGTTTTTTTTTCCCACAATTTTTAGGATAAAAAGGAAGATGCTGTGAAAAAGGATGTTGCTGGGCGAAAATGTTTTACGGAACCATGGTTCAGCCGAACCTACGCTCGACGTCATTGATTTTTAGACACTATTCATGAGGATCTATACATGGTTGATCGACATAGACCATAGGTTCGGCTGAAGCATGATCCTGAATCAGGTCTCTCTGTTGCTGGGGTGATTTGATCTAGCGACCTAACGGCAAGAGAAACACATATACGACCTATCCACTTCGCCACACGGTGATTGCTGTACAATTGGAGTTCAGGTCTTATCTATAGAATACGaaaaaaaatgaattaaaaattcaaattcaaattttgtccgAATTTTTTTCGCGATTTCACGGTTACTGCGGTAACTGAGAATTTCGGTGCCCCGCGAGAAAAAACGTGCACTTGGGATCCAAATCCTTGGTTGTACGTGATTTGCACGTCAATTTTTTTATTTGAGAAAACATctgatctattcattttcaatcatgacagtactacgaacaccagaaataataaaaattatatttaGATTCGTaaaccatctagcgacgactacaaacactaaATCAAGCCGAAAGCGTGTCGTCGTCATCGCCCTTCCCTCATTGGAGctggcaaaacttgttgtagtagatagtcggaaAGTCGTGATGCTAAGACCCCATATGACCAGCGCACTAGAACAGCAACCACCGCTGTTGAAGAGTGGTATAGATAGGAAGAATCCAAAATGaaaacacacgaacgtagacgagctgcgaccagatccgagcaaatccaccaaagacggATCCGCCAGAgatacacctccacacgcccatcgaCAATACTAGATGCACCACTGGGACGGGGGCTAgatggggagaaccttattccattttCGGGGAGCTGACATCGTCTCATCTTCTTGACCGgacacaaatcctaacaaaactcgaATGAACatctaaaaacgaagccctcccgccggcaaaggccgggatccaccgcgctgccatggccctaaggccaacGAAGACAAGGCGGACCGGTGGCGCCGATAGGGGGCaaagaaaccctagtcttttttgAGGGGGGGGGGACTTTATAGCAATCTCACACAACATTTAATCATGTGTAGAAGGACACAGAACTCCAGGGGGCATGGCTCGCCCAACATTTTTGCATTTTCTCAACAATTTTTTATGATATAATACCTGCCTCATTTAAATCCTAAAGATCATGGTACAAGCCACGTAAATACCGAGCTATCAGAACTAAAAACAACAGCAAAACGCTAGTCTTTGCACAAAGTAACACCAATCAAAAAGGGAAACTACAATCAATACCAAATAATCATCTGAGTTGGACATCAACGCCCGTATCTCGCACCATCACATCAGCGACTGAAGAAAAAAACGATGGATCggctcctcacccgagctcgacacgGCTCCATTGCTGAGATGTTGCTTTGCGGACCTCCAATGTGGCTCACCAAAGGCGAAGCCATTACCGTTCATCGAATCAAACCGGGGCAACACCCTAGACACACCATCAAACTCCAGATCTGGTACCGCTACACGACTAAGATGTCAGATAAGGAAACCTTACATGTCATCCACGAACAAGAACCCAGCACACgatccaccatcttccagatgcctttgatgcagaccacaatctgcatccgctcctagaTTAACTCCCAAGCTCTGCGCCGGTGTTGGTGAAAACGCCGTCGCAACGTCGGAGCCTGAGGACACAAGTCCACCACGAGCATGTCGCCTTccccacgccatccttgcttgaacagactggtttcaaaatccatccccaaccatagggtGTATCTACTCGTCGAAGAAGGATCTGAAGATTCTTTATTCAACACCGTCATCACCGTCGCCGCAGCCAAAACAATGAACAATATAAAAGCATAAGCCGCTAGGGCCTAAAACGATCCACAGGCATGGATCCGGTGACCCGCCTCACCATTAACAACCGAGGTCCTCGGCGGAGGGGAGCCGCTGGAGGAGACTCTCCTGGCGGCGGCTTGACGAGATCGCCTTTCCTTTCTCCGAGTGGAAgaaaaacatttttcttttcttttgaaaaCAATCTATTAACCAAATCAAAAGTACAAGTACATGCTGGCCAGCTCACTAAGGTTCAAGTCCTAGACTCTAAGACTCTGACCTTTCGTAGTTGATTACGGAGGAGAAGTCATCAAGAATATGGTCTAGCCGAAAAAGCAGACACCGCTGGAAGAGCCGTAGCTTCAGGAAGAACGTCGGCTGCTGGCGTACTCGTTCGCGATCGCCTGCGTCGTCTCCGCATCCGGCTGCGCCATGACCGCGTTGCTAGAGGCATGAGCGCGCTAGGCCTCGTAGAGCGCCCGCTGCTCGGCTACGAAGTTATGGTTCTTTGCCGCCACTGCCTTCTCGCTTGCACTCGCCGTATATTTGGCCCCCTACTAGCCGATgctgctcgaggagggagaggttgtaCTGCTGATCCTCCTGCGCCTGCCATAACGCCAACAACGACGGCGCGTCGGCTACTCCTCCGCCATGGTGTCGTTGAAGTGTGCATACACCAGCTCCATGCATGGTCAAGTCGACATGGACCGGTGGGGGCTCCGAAGCCGAGTCATCGTCGGAGCCCGTCTCCCTTGTCAGGTCAGTCATTGGAGACCTCCGGGGAGCTGGTCCGCATGCCGCCCTCGATTACATATGGACAAATCTGTTTGGAAACAGAGCTCTTTTATCGCGGAATTAGACCAGCTATTAACATCGGCTTATCGGTCAGTCGCATCGGGTCTGCCGCTCAGTTGAAAGCTATGAAACAAGTCTGCGGTAGAAAACGTTCTCGTTCCCCATTTTCGTGCGCATGCAGATATATGCATAGCGAGACAAACGAATTGCCTCTCGTTGTGGCCCCATTTGTTCCCGATTTAGTGCAATCGCACGGCGGCGCTGCCAACTGGCCGCAAGGGCGGCCACCTTGTGCTTCTACTCCATCGAGAGGCTCTCCTACAACACATTACCGCTCGCGGGCATAGCGGATGTGGTGCATGAAATGAGGACGTGGAGCGTATGTGTTGTGGCGCGGTTTGTGCCGTGAGTTGCCTCGTTTAAATAGCAGATACCAGTGAGGACAAGCGATGTGGTGTGTCAATGGGGACGCCGGAGTGGTTTCTCCACCGGCGGGCCTGTTCAATGCCGGCAGGCAGACAAACGAGCTGCCCGTTTGAATGCGGTAGATATTTGACCCATCCCGTCCTCTCATGTacatgagaggtcgtgtccgctctgagccggcatgaatgcggcactcgCGCTCTCGAGCGGCATGAATGTGTGGCAACCACTTCGGGTGATAAAGAatgcggggagagggagagggttttGGGTGGGTCCGGGGTGTCGGACATTGTCGTGGCAGCGATCTGGATGCCCACAACGCCTGTTCTCTCCCCCAAAATACTCCGGACGTATGCGGGTGGTTTGAGAGTCAGGGTTGAAGATGCCCTAACATACTAAAAGAATTTATGTGAGATTTAGCACACTGAAATATAATCCCACGTATTTCATTATCACACGAGAAATCAACTCATCTCTCTAGCGCTAGCAGTAAACGAAATGAGGGTCGTGCATTTCCTTCCCCGGAAGGAATCTTACTATCTTAGCATAACCACAAGGCATCGATCACCTCCTTGCTCTCCATGGCTTGGTAGTAGTACACCGAGGCCGCCGCCAAGGAGAAGAGCTCCTGTGCGCCAGACAGAAGAGCATGCACCGCCAGCAAGCACAAGCACGCCGCCGTGCTCCTCTTGGCATACCCAAGAGCGAACCCGTGCAGCGGAGCCACAACGGTAGGCCCGAGGTATGCCACGAGCACCAGCACGAATCCCTGCTTCTTCCTCACACGCGTCACGAGCCGCCACGCCTgccggagcgcgcgcatgccgcggCACCTCCGGTCGACCGCCGACACGGCGACGCCCACCAGCGCGACGACGGTGAAGCAGAGGGAGACGTGGTTCGCGAGGTGGGAGACGAGACCCTGGACGGAGAGCACCCTCGAGAGCCCGCCCATCAGGGCGGGAGTGGGAATCAGCGCGGCCAGGACCGCCGATGCGAAGTCAAACGCGTCGACGACGGCGATGGTGATGGAAGGACCCTTCAGGCTTATCCTCCCGTTGACCAGCTCACGCAGGAGCGCTGCTAGCGAGTAGCGGCCACCGGAGTAGGTCGTGGAGGCCGCGAAGAGGGCGAGGATCTTCTTGACGAAGCCGACCGCCAGGGCGACGATCACCTCGGAGACGGCGATGAGGAGGAGCTCTGTACCGCCTGGCTCTGTCTCCTCCGTGAGCTTGGTGTACTCGGCGCCCAAGGGGTCGGTGCTGTTGACCGTGATGAGACGGCTGCCCATGTCGTCGACGAGAGGCTGGACGAACACGACATCTTCCAAGGAGTCAAGGAAGGCGGTGACGGCAAAGAGGAGGAGCACGGGTGCGAACAGCTTGGGGTTTAGCGTGGGCAGGATCAGCGCTTCCTTTAGGAAAGTAAAGCATGAGGTGATCTTGGCAGCCATGGATTTTTTTGGGTAAGGTGCTTTCAAGGTTGAAGGGTGCGGGTGGAAAGGATTGAGGATTAACGCTGTGGAGGTGGGGAGGCGATGGCTGGTGTGTGCTCACAGTCACCGGTCAGCCGAGGAATTGGAAAACTGACGGCATGTCGTTGTAGCCAAAGGGAAAATGGGTCCACGGTAAGCTCGGCTCGTCCATTCCAGCCAGAAGAATATCAGGCGACAAGGACAGTATTTTTTTTAAGGGAGTCTTTTTTTAGGGGCTGGCGACAAGGACAGTGAGGATATGGGTATATCGCTCGGATTGGAAGGCCAGCCCAAGACCCACGAATCCGAGAATCGGGCGTTTCTGCTTCGTCGCAGGACCGACcgacctgggccagcccatttgcTAGGAAAATTGGTCAAGAAAGTTAAAGGTCCTGACAAGTTCAGGTCCGTTTAAAAAAAATCCCTTTTGgttatttttacttttttatttctaTTAGAAAAAATTCCCTCTTAAAAAGAGGTCAGGCATTTCAAAATTATTTGGAATTAAAAAGCATATTTAAAAAGGGATTTTCCTCAAATGTtcgtatttttaaatattattccCAAAAACCCGTTTTTAAATCGTAAATTCAAAAACTGTTTTGGAATTTAAAAATATATTCCCTATTCCAAAATTTGTTaggaaatttgaaaaatgttcgcgtTTCAATTCTTTTACAAGTTTTTagaaaaatcacaaatttgaaaaatattccctTTGCACATCTGAAACAATGTTTGTGTTTTCCAAAACTTtcaagtttaaaaaaatgttcacatattcgaAAAAATGTTCCCTTTTTAAAAAATGTATGCAATCTGAAAAAATGCTCACCTGTTCAAAACAATGTTAAAAAANNNNNNNNNNNNNNNNNNNNNNNNNNNNNNNNNNNNNNNNNNNNNNNNNNNNNNNNNNNNNNNNNNNNNNNNNNNNNNNNNNNNNNNNNNNNNNNNNNNNNNNNNNNNNNNNNNNNNNNNNNNNNNNNNNNNNNNNNNNNNNNNNNNNNNNNNNNNNNNNNNNNNNNNNNNNNNNNNNNNNNNNNNNNNNNNNNNNNNNNNNNNNNNNNNNNNNNNNNNNNNNNNNNNNNNNNNNNNNNNNNNNNNNNNNNNNNNNNNNNNNNNNNNNNNNNNNNNNNNNNNNNAGActtcaatttttttccttttttactttTTTATGTGGTGATCATTTTATATTATATTATAGTTTACTTTTATgaaatttatattattttaaatgaaaATACTGACATTTTAAAAATATATAGTTTGAGACTACaaatttattttttggaattacttTTATTTATAATGATTTATTCTTAATTGATTAAAATGTGTTTAATAATATTATTTGTTAATTAAATTTATATAATTTTAATCAgaaattttgaaatttttaaaaaatatattatgatTAGGTACTGAAGCTGAAAGACCAAAAGGATAAACTGGTCGCCGAGACGGATGAGTTGAAGAAGGACATACAGCTCCTAAAGGCCGAGAGGATTCAACCAAAGACCGAGAGCCCATTATAGAATGGAGGGGGAGAGCAATAGGAATAAGCTAGTGAGATGAAGTTAATTCTTCGGAGAGAGATGTAATGCATGTGTAGGTAGTTTAGAGATATTGTGAGAACTTGATCACTTGCTACTAGTATAGTACCGTTTGTGGAGTTGATAATTACCTAGTTTAGAAGTACTACCCTTTTGTGAAGTTGAATACCCTTTTGTGAAGTTGAATCTAAGTAATTTTAAATGACTGCATACAAACTAGGTTTAAATTGATGGGTATAAAAAATTGTATTAGCAAAAAATCTAGTTGCTGGCGTTGGCACACACTTAACGTCATAGCTAACATGAACATATTGTTGGCGTTGGACACGTGTCACGCCATCAGTACTCACAATACTGTTGACGTTTGCGCCAATGCCACCAGTAAAAATTTAACTGGCGCCATATTGGTGGTGTTGGAGCCCTACGCCAGCAATGGCAATTTTCGCACGCCATAGCTAGTTTTTCTGCACTAGTGTAGAATCAATACCGAACAATCCTCTGAGTTTGTCACCAACACCCGTCTCTCGCACCACCACAGGAGCGACCAAAGGAAAAAATGACGGATTAACTCCTCaaccgagctcgacgcggctccatcgctgatatgcaggtttgcggacctccaaggtggctcgcgACAAGCGAAGTCCTTACCGTTCAACGAATCA
This region of Triticum aestivum cultivar Chinese Spring chromosome 2D, IWGSC CS RefSeq v2.1, whole genome shotgun sequence genomic DNA includes:
- the LOC123050231 gene encoding uncharacterized protein, with the translated sequence MAAKTTSCFTFLKEALILPTLNPKLFTPLLLLFAAAAFLDHIVNFVFVQPLADVVAGHATELNNTDFSSAEYAKLMEMEGPKQDGMKFILIAVSEVMVALAVGFVKKILFLFAASTTYSGGRYSLAELLRELVKGRISLKGPSITIAVVDALDFASAVLAALIPAPALMGGLSGVLSVQGLVYLIALLTSLYFTAVALVGVGASVVDRRCRGVGALRQAWRLVTLVRRKEGLLLVLVAHFVPTVVAPLYRVALAYAKTSMAVCLCLLAVHAFLSCALQLVSLMAATVYYYQAMQTKEVINALRLC
- the LOC123054789 gene encoding uncharacterized protein, producing the protein MAAKITSCFTFLKEALILPTLNPKLFAPVLLLFAVTAFLDSLEDVVFVQPLVDDMGSRLITVNSTDPLGAEYTKLTEETEPGGTELLLIAVSEVIVALAVGFVKKILALFAASTTYSGGRYSLAALLRELVNGRISLKGPSITIAVVDAFDFASAVLAALIPTPALMGGLSRVLSVQGLVSHLANHVSLCFTVVALVGVAVSAVDRRCRGMRALRQAWRLVTRVRKKQGFVLVLVAYLGPTVVAPLHGFALGYAKRSTAACLCLLAVHALLSGAQELFSLAAASVYYYQAMESKEVIDALWLC